The genomic stretch TATCGAAAGACTCTAATTTACAGACACCTGGCTTGGTTATATGCCTTGCGTAGTCAATTGTTAATACCTACAGAGTGGGAGCATGTTAGTCAAAAAGGTATGGTAGGAAAATATGCCAATATGCGAATACAGAAGTATGGTTTAGGACAAATTACCGATGAAATAACCAGGGCTGAGCTCCATACTTTTTTGGATGCTGAGGAATATGAAAATTTGAAAAAGTTTAAAAATATGAGCACTCAGATTATTGATAAGCAAGCCGAAAACTTGAAGCTACTGCGGAAAGAAAATTTAATTGATGACTTTAAACTGGCACAGCTACAAACCTTGCTAAATGAATTATACATCCATCAAGGTAAGTTGGAGCGAATAAAGAAGTTTCCTCTGCCAAGACAATATGGGAGCATAAGCTTCATTTTTGTTGGAATTTTTATCGTTCTGCTACCATTTGGTATGATTCCACTTTTTCACGGTATGGGAGCCTGGGGCTTGTTTCTATCAATTCCTCTTACTGCACTGGTAGCCTGGGTTTATTTGGTTATGGAGCTTGTGGGTGATTATTCCGAAAACCCGTTTGAAGGTTCAGCCAATGATATTCCGATGTATTCGCTTTGTAGAACTATTGAAATAGACTTGCGTGAAATGCTAGGAGAAACGGATCTGCCTCCGGCCATTGAAGCCAAAAATGGAATTTTAATGTAATTCACCATTATAGATATAAATACAGTGAGAATAATTAAGATGATTTTAAAAACACTTTTAGTCCTTTTAATTGTGGGTGGTGTTGCAGTGGCTGCATACCTCAAAATGAATCCACAGTTTGGAGGAAGTATTTCAAAAGCGGAAAAAAAACAGTTTTCAAAATCTCAGCAATGGGATGGTGAAAAGTTTGTGAATCAGAAGGAAACGCTGATGGATCTTGGCATTAAAGAAATGCCGGGATTATTAAAAAAACAGTTTACAGGTAGAGAAAATAGAGGACCAAAAGAAAAATTACCACTTATAAAATTTGATAGGAAAACCTGGGATGCTGATACCACAAGTTTTCAATTTATATGGTTTGGGCATTCGGTAGGATTGATGAAAATGGCGGGAAAAAACATATTAATTGACCCGATGTTTGGCGCAGATGCTTCGCCTATAGGGCCGTTCAGAACCAATAGATATACCGACAGCACCCTTTATGTGATAGATCAATTGCCCGAAATTGATGCAGTTTTGATCACACACGATCACTACGATCATTTGGACTATGACAGCTTTAAGAAACTAAAAGGAAAAGTCGGTCATTATTATGTTCCACTTGGAGTTAAGCGTCATTTGCTGAGATGGGATATTGCCGATGAGGATATTACAGAATTTGACTGGTGGGAGTCTGCTAATCTAGATGAAGTAAAAATGACTTTTGTGCCTTCACGCCACTTTTCAGGCAGGGGACTGACCGACAGAGCAGAAAGCCTTTGGGGCGGTTGGACATTTATAAGCACTAAACATAGAGTGTATTGGAGTGGAGATGGTGGCTATGACACCCATTTTAAAGAAATAGGAGAAAGGTTAGGGCCCTTTGACTGGGCATTTTTAGAGTGCGGCCAATACAACAAACTGTGGCATCATATCCACATGTATCCTGAAGAAAGTGTGCAGGCTGCGATTGATGTAAAAGCCAAAACAAGTATTCCCATACATTGGGGAGCATTTACTTTGGCACTGCATGATTGGAGAGATCCAGTGCAAAGGTTTGGGGAAGAGGCGAAAGCAAAAGGAGTACATATTGCAATGCCAGAATTAGGAGAGGTGATTAGGTTTCAAGGAAAAGAAGAAAACGGTTTTTGGTGGGAAGGTTTTGAGTAGAATTCAAAATATTATGTAAACTGAAAAAGGCCGATAGTCATCAAACTATCGGCCTTTTTCAGTTCTAAAAATTATTCAACACTATCTAGAAAGGTATCCACCATCTACAGGGTAGTACGATCCACAAACAAAAGATGCTTTTTCGCTGGCCAGCCATAGAACTAGTTCCGCTACCTCTTCCGGTTTTCCCAAGCGGCCGATCGGATGAAGTCCAGCTAGCTGATTTAATTGCTCCTGAGGTAAGTTTTCATCTAGAAGTGGTGTTTTAATAAAACCTGGGCCAATTGCGTTTACACGTATTCCTTTACTAGAATATTCTAAAGCTGCATTCTTTGTAAGTCCAACCACCCCATGCTTTGCCGCCACATAAGCTGAACTTTGCTCAAAACCTACTTGGCCAAGTATAGAAGCAATATTTACAATGGCTCCGCCTCCTGCTTTTTGCATGGCGGGAATTTGGTATCGCATTCCATAAAATACTCCAGAAAGGTTTACACCAATTACTTTGTCCCAACTTTCAATTGGATATTCACCAACTGGAGCTTGGGCTCCTCCAATGCCCGCATTATTCACGGCAATATGTACATCAGCAAAGGCTTTTTGAGCTTCACCTACTATTCTTTCATTGTCTTCAGCGCTACCTGAGTCTGCTTTTACAAAAATAGCTTCCGCACCTTTGTCTTTGACAGCTTGCAATACACGTTGCCCGCCCTCCTCGTCAACATCTGTGAGTACAAGTCGTGTACCATTTTCAGCGAATAGAAGTGCAATGCTTTCACCAATACCAGAACCGGCACCAGTTACAATTGCCGTTTTATCTTTTAATAAACTCATGTTTTTGAATGTTTATAGTGTTATTACTGAGTGAAAATATTTATAAATGTAAGGTTATTCTGTAAGTGTAAAAAGTAGGGTGATAGCTATATTGGTGCACCTTATGTTCTCTTCAGGTTGAACTATAAATTCAACCAGAGACTCTGATTAGATCCTCGATTGAGAAGGGTGGATTCAGTAATGCTAGTCCGAAATATCTACTTGAATTCCTTTAAACCTAACGGTGAAAATTTGAGTATAAATTTGTTCAATGGTGTAATCATTGGTTTGAAGGTTAAACTCAGATAGAATTTGGGTAAGCATAGTTTTGTGAATAAAGCACTCCAGATCTACATCTATCCAAAACATTATATTTCCCTGAGCTTTCCCTTTCTTTAAAAGGCGCTTTACTTCGTTATAAATAGAATCCTCCAAAACCTCCATCAGGTAATTAAAATGCATGGAGTGATACTTTCTTAGATCATTAAAAAATGCCAAATTAAAATTGAGCATGTAATGGAACAAGTCGTTGTAAATCCTCAGAATCTGATCGGCAGGAGATAGAAGGGGATCATGTGTTTTAGGTACTATCTTTCGAATTTCACTCTCTATTTCTGCCATGCATTGCTCAAGGATTTCATCCTTAGATATAGGCAAGTTCATCTTTTCGCGAGCGGCATTTATAATATCCTGTTTGGACACTGCACGAATACCATTTTTCGAAAAGAGTTTTAAAGCTGTAGCTGCTATTTCCATTGTAAAATGCTCTTTGTTTTTTCTTTTAAAACGCAGAAGCTTTGCGCCAATGGCCCGCTGCTCCTGCGATTGTCTAAACCAAACCTCACAAATCCTAAATTTTATTACCAGACAAATTCCGGTTCTTCTTCTTCTTTCTCTTGGCTGGTGAGTTGAGCTTCTTTGAGCGATTCCTCTACTTCAGAATTATGCTCCATCGGTGATTCATCTAATTCAATCACCAACTCTTTATCCCAACCAAACTTGGCCAACACTCTATCCATTAGGTAATATATTACCGGAACTACAATAAGAGTGAGGAACATGGAGCTGGTAAGTCCACCGATAAGTACCCAAGCTAGTCCGTTTTTCCACTCTGCCCCAGGGCCATCAGCCAGGGCAATTGGTAACATTCCTATGGCCATGGCCAATGTGGTCATAAGGATAGGACGGATACGTGTTTGCGTAGCTTTCATCAAAGCTTGTTTTACTTCAAGCCCAGCAGCTTTTAGCTGATTAGTAAAGTCGACTACCAGAATCGCATTCTTGGCCACAAGACCGATGAGCATAATCATACCAAGTATGGAGAAAATACTCAATGAACTATTGGTAAGAGCCAGTGCAAGTAGTGCTCCTATCACCGCTAGGGGAAGGGAGAACATTACCACAAAAGGATAAGCATAACTATCATAAAGTGCCACCATAATGAGGTATACCAAGGCAAGTGAAGCGAAGAGTGCAAAAAACAAGCTACCGAAAGCTTCGCCTTGTTGTTCCAGCTGTCCTCCCATTTGGTAAGATACACCTGCTGGTAAATCCATTCCAGCCATCATTTGATCAACTTCGGTACCAACCGTACCCACCGGGCGACCAATAACCTGAGCCTTTACGGTAACGGTACTTGATTTATCCAAACGTTCCAATTTTGACGGACCGGCACCATCAACCACTTTGGCAAATTGCCCAAGTCTAATTACCTCTCCACGGTTATTTATAAAAGATAGGTTGCGAATATCATTGGCACTGGCACGATCAAATTCATCTAATTGAATAGTAATGTCATATTCATTTTCGCCATCGCGGAATTTGGTGTCTTGTGTTCCACTAAAGGCGGTTTGCATACTTCCTCCAACAACTTCCAGAGATAATCCAAGTTCGGCCATCTTATCGCGATCAACTTCTACTTTTACTTCCGGATTACCCTCATCTACACTAGTTTCAATTTGGGCTGTACCCTCAATAGCTCCAATGTCGGCCATTACTTTTTTGGAGTAAGTCAGCAAAGTGTCAAGCTCTGATCCGCTAAGAATTACCTGAATAGGGGCGTCATCAGCGGTACCCATTATACTTACCGGAATAGATTTTATTTTTCCTCCAGGAATGGTTTCTTCAAGGGCAATTTTTATCTCGCGAGCTAATACTTCCGAACTAACGTTTCTCTTATCTTTTTCTACCAACTTTACACTTACCTGGGCTTTATAAGGCTCGCTGGTGCTGGCGGACATGGCTCCATTACCTTGACCAACGGTGGTGTTGATAGATTCTACTTCAGGATATTGACTGATGAAACGCTCAATTTTACGGGTTGCAAAATTGGTGTTCTCCAGAGTAGATTTTTTTGGCATTTCCAGCTCTATGATAAATTCACCACGATCACCGGAGGCGACAAATTCGCTACCGATAAAACCGAATCCTACCAAAGCAAATGAAGAGAAGAAAAGAACAAGCGTGCTCACCAAAACTATAGCCTTATGGTTAAAAGACCATTCCAAGGCATTGGACATTCCCTTTTCAAACGAGTTTACAATTCCTTCAAAACCGTTTACCACTTTTCCGATAAGGCTGGTTTCTTTGATGTGCTCTACTTTGGCAAAACGTGAAGCCAACAATGGAATTACTGTAAATGCAACCAGTAAACTCAAGGCTGTACTTACGGCCACAGTTCCTGAAAACTGAAGAAGCAAATCTCCCACAGTACCACCGGTAAGGGCAATAGGCAAGAACACCGCGATAATTACGAGAGTAATAGAAACTACGGTTGTTCCAATTTCACGAACTCCATCATAAGCAGCTTGAAATTTGGATTTACCCATTTCCAGGTGACGGTATATATTTTCTATCACCACAATGGCATCATCAACCAAAATACCTACTACAAGGGATAGTGCGAGCAGCGACATAAGGTTTAGCGAAAAGCCAAATAAATACATGGCAGTAAGCGTAGCGATGATAGACATCGGTACCGAAACCATTACAATAATTGCCGTACGGAAACTGTGCAAAAACAGCAGCATGATAAGGGCTACCAGCACAATGGCTATCATAAGGTCATGCATTACACCATTGGCAGCTTCTAGCGTAAACTCAGAACTATCAGAAGCAACTTTAAAGTCAATTCCATTTTTAGCATAAAGCTCTGAAAGACTCGCCATTTCCTTGTAAGCCAATTCACTAATCTCTACTGCATTGGCATCACTTTGCTTTTGGATGGTTAGTCCGATAGAATTTTCACCATCAATGCGGCTATAAATCTCAGCGTCTTTCTTTGTGTCCTCTACATCAGCCACATCGGATAAATGAACTACAGATCCGTCCTGATCTCGAACAATCACCAAGTCCTTCATTTGATCTACCGAAGAGTATTTTCCGCTAAGGCGAATGGTAGTTTGCTTACCACCGTCTTTTATTTTTCCTGTAGGAAAATCAAGGTTTGCATTATTTATAGCTTGGCTCACCTGAAGAATACTTAGATTATAACCACTAAGTTTTTCTTCGTTTACGTTTACCCGAACTTCGCGTTCCTGACCACCCAAAATGTTTACCTGAGCTACACCGGGAAGCTTTGAAAGGGCAGGGGCGATCTTATTGTCAACCAAGTCATAAAGCTCAGTAGGCGATAAATTTCCCGATACACCGAGTCGCATAATAGGAAGGTCGCTGAAGTCAAATTTACCAAGTGAAGGTGTTTCTACATCTTCGGGTAAATCATTTATCATGGAGTTGATTTTTCGCTGTGCTTCCTGTAAAGAAACATCAACGTCCATCGACTGCTCTAGTTCAATTACTACAGAAGAAACACTTTCCATAGAGGTAGATGTAATCTTCTTAATTCCCTCCATCGAAGACACCGCGTCTTCAATATTTTTGGTCACAGAATTTTCTACCTCATAAGGTGATGCACCAGGGTAAATGGTAGTAACAGATACCACCGGACGAGTGATTTTTGGTATCAGTTCGTAGTTAAGCTTTGTGTAGCTAAAAGCTCCCAAGGCTAGTAGTATGGTGAAAATCACCACTACCATGGTAGGTCGCTTTATGGATGTTTTTACAATTTGCATTGAATGTTATTTTATCGGTTATCGAGCCTTATTTACTTGCAGAAAGATTGGTGTCATCATTAGCATTCAAGGTTTTTACCTTGGTGCCATCTTTCAGGTTTATTTGGCCGTTTACTACCACTTCATCACCTTCTTTTAATCCAGCTACTACCTGGATTTCATTGTCCAATATGTCGCCAATAGCGATGTCAATTAGCTTTGCTTTACCATCCTGAACTATAAAAACTTGCGGTTCTTTTATACTTCCTGCCAAAGCCTCACGACTGATATACAAACCTTCACCTGCATTAGTGAATTCAAAATGTGCTTTGCCAAACATCCCGGCTTTAAGAGGATTTTCATCACTGTTTTTCATCAATAGCTCAATATCATATTTAAGGCTATTGTCAGCTTTAGCAGCTATAGCAGTTACCTTGGCGGTAAAAGCTTTGGATGGATAAATATCACTGGTCACCTTCACTTCATCTCCTTCATGAATGCTTAAAACATGGCTTCCAGTAACCTTCACATTTAGCTTTAGCTGGCTTACATCTACTATGTCGTACAGTTTTCCTTTGCGGGAAATATTAGAACCTTCCTGGATATAATCTTCGTTTATGGTTCCGGTAGCCGTTGCTCTGATGTAAGTATCCTCAAGACGTTTCTTGGCACTTTTGTACTGCGCTTCCGCATTGGCTGTGGCCACATTTATATCCTCTAGCTGGCGCTCAGTCACAGCATCCTTTTCGGCTAATTTTGTAAAACGATTAAAGTCTGTTTTCAACTTTTCGTAATTAGCTTTTGTGGCGGTAACTTCTGCTTGCAAAAGTTCGTTTTCCACCTCTGCCAAAAGCTCACCTTTTTTTACAAAGTCACCTTTTTTGTGATAGATCTTTAAAACCAAACCTTCTGTCTCGGCAAGCATCGTAAGGTCTGTGTAAGCTTCAAAAGTTCCAATATTAGTTACATGGCTTTCGAGCTTTTTGCTGGTTACTGTTCCAAGTTCTACAGGAATGTAATCACTCACCTTTTCGGCAAGCTTGGCGGTTTCCGCCATCTGTTTTTTATTGTCTGATAGTTTCCAGGCCACTAATCCTATAGAAGCGATTACTACAACGGCTATTATTACTTTTTTCATTATTTGTGGTGTTACCCTTTCGGGGAAATATTTAAGTTTAGACGATTATGAGTTTGATAATTGGCGAAGCTGACCTTGAGCTCTAAGTAAATCCAGCTCGGCTTTTTTGAATTTTAATATCTCACGGATATAGTTGATTTGGGATTCTCTCCATGAAGTTTCGGCATCCAGCAAATCCGTTAATGAACCTACTTGCTCAGCGTATAACTCTTGGGTTTGATCATATACTTCCTGAGCCAAATCTTTGTTTTCGCGTTGTGCCTCTACAGATTTCATGCTGTTTAGCAATTGCTCACGGGCATTTTGATATTCCATCGATTTTCCTCGCTCTGCATATAGCAAGTCCAGTTGTGTTTTTTCAATATCAATTTTGGCTTGTTGTACCTGGTGATGACGTTGTAATCCACTGAAAAGTGGAACATTGAGTTGCACACCAATTACGGTTTGTTGAAACCAGGACTGGCTGTCATCAAAAAAGTTAAATTCATTTCGCTGTGCATTCCAACTTTGTTGACCAAATGCTGCCAAAGAAGGGTAGTTGCCCGCCTGAAGGCTTTTCTTGTTCAGCACATTCAATTCATATTGTTTGTCCAAAAGCTGAATCTCAATGGGAATTTCCTTTTCGTATTGAAGTGTAGAAAGATTGATTTCTTCAATGTCTTCACCTTTGATAAGCGAAATGTTTTGCTCCATAGACATTCCCATCAGTAATTTCAGGTAGTTTTTGGATTGCTCTTCAGCGGTTTTTAAAGTTTGAAGGTTCGTCTCAATGTTAATCCGGTTTACCTTCAAACGGTTATAATCCGTTTTGGTGATCAGGTCATTTTCCTGTTGCACTTTCATTATTTTTTCTACCTCATTCAGGCGGTCTACGTTTGCCTGTAGCGCATTTATAGAAGCTTGTATTTCAAGCACCTGATAATAAGCTGTAGAAACCTGGTAGATTACATCTTCTTCTGTTTGGATTTTTAGCAACTCATATAATTGCTCAGAAGCATTGGCGGCTTGTAAACCTGTGAAAAATTGCTGGTTATAAAGTAATTGAGACGCCTCAATGGTTCCGGTTGCATTGAACTTTGTACCAAATTGCACCGGAATTTGTGTTCCTGGCTGCCCTACAATTTCACCTGGTAGGAGTTGGGTTGGGAGGTTGGGGAAGTTTTGAAATTGACCATTGGCATTTACCTGTGGCAATCCGGTTCCTCTAACTTCAGACACCAAATGGTCTGCTTGTTTTTTATCCAAAATTGATTTTTGGATATCTATGCTGTTTTTTAATGCGTAGTCTAAAGACTGCTTTAGCGTAAAGCTGTTGTCAGTCTGACCCTTCACAGCAAATGGGATCGAGACTATTAGTGCCATTAGGGCACTGATGACGGTTTTTCTCATGTGAATTTTTGGTTTCAAATGTTTTGATATAATTGTTTAGTTCGGTTTTTAAAGAACTAATTAGGTAAAAAAATTAGGAGCGCGATTGCTCCCAAGCTTTATAAAGATTAGGTAACTCCTTATTCATATACCGGATAAAGTCCACGATATCGGCTAGGTTTTTATTGAATTCAACTGTATTCCCAGGGCGTTGCTTAAGTATTTCGTCAAAGATATCAGCAATGTGATTCATGGTCGAAAACTTGCTTTTAATATCCTCTTTCCAGTTAGTGATTTTGCTCCTGAAGTAGCGTTTGCGGTCACCAGTTTTTGTTATGTACTCTAGCCTCTGTGTAGTAAGGAGCAAGTTTA from Owenweeksia hongkongensis DSM 17368 encodes the following:
- a CDS encoding bestrophin family protein — encoded protein: MIVTKNFNLLRIIRFAGHHFIWLIPLVIGVALIQEYSGWEWVKVPFQPISLVGTAVAFYLGFKNNQSYDRLWEARKVWGAVVNTSRAWASNVKHFVTDQHTDNDVADAELNQYRKTLIYRHLAWLYALRSQLLIPTEWEHVSQKGMVGKYANMRIQKYGLGQITDEITRAELHTFLDAEEYENLKKFKNMSTQIIDKQAENLKLLRKENLIDDFKLAQLQTLLNELYIHQGKLERIKKFPLPRQYGSISFIFVGIFIVLLPFGMIPLFHGMGAWGLFLSIPLTALVAWVYLVMELVGDYSENPFEGSANDIPMYSLCRTIEIDLREMLGETDLPPAIEAKNGILM
- a CDS encoding MBL fold metallo-hydrolase; its protein translation is MILKTLLVLLIVGGVAVAAYLKMNPQFGGSISKAEKKQFSKSQQWDGEKFVNQKETLMDLGIKEMPGLLKKQFTGRENRGPKEKLPLIKFDRKTWDADTTSFQFIWFGHSVGLMKMAGKNILIDPMFGADASPIGPFRTNRYTDSTLYVIDQLPEIDAVLITHDHYDHLDYDSFKKLKGKVGHYYVPLGVKRHLLRWDIADEDITEFDWWESANLDEVKMTFVPSRHFSGRGLTDRAESLWGGWTFISTKHRVYWSGDGGYDTHFKEIGERLGPFDWAFLECGQYNKLWHHIHMYPEESVQAAIDVKAKTSIPIHWGAFTLALHDWRDPVQRFGEEAKAKGVHIAMPELGEVIRFQGKEENGFWWEGFE
- a CDS encoding SDR family NAD(P)-dependent oxidoreductase, with translation MSLLKDKTAIVTGAGSGIGESIALLFAENGTRLVLTDVDEEGGQRVLQAVKDKGAEAIFVKADSGSAEDNERIVGEAQKAFADVHIAVNNAGIGGAQAPVGEYPIESWDKVIGVNLSGVFYGMRYQIPAMQKAGGGAIVNIASILGQVGFEQSSAYVAAKHGVVGLTKNAALEYSSKGIRVNAIGPGFIKTPLLDENLPQEQLNQLAGLHPIGRLGKPEEVAELVLWLASEKASFVCGSYYPVDGGYLSR
- a CDS encoding TetR/AcrR family transcriptional regulator is translated as MEIAATALKLFSKNGIRAVSKQDIINAAREKMNLPISKDEILEQCMAEIESEIRKIVPKTHDPLLSPADQILRIYNDLFHYMLNFNLAFFNDLRKYHSMHFNYLMEVLEDSIYNEVKRLLKKGKAQGNIMFWIDVDLECFIHKTMLTQILSEFNLQTNDYTIEQIYTQIFTVRFKGIQVDISD
- a CDS encoding efflux RND transporter permease subunit, with product MQIVKTSIKRPTMVVVIFTILLALGAFSYTKLNYELIPKITRPVVSVTTIYPGASPYEVENSVTKNIEDAVSSMEGIKKITSTSMESVSSVVIELEQSMDVDVSLQEAQRKINSMINDLPEDVETPSLGKFDFSDLPIMRLGVSGNLSPTELYDLVDNKIAPALSKLPGVAQVNILGGQEREVRVNVNEEKLSGYNLSILQVSQAINNANLDFPTGKIKDGGKQTTIRLSGKYSSVDQMKDLVIVRDQDGSVVHLSDVADVEDTKKDAEIYSRIDGENSIGLTIQKQSDANAVEISELAYKEMASLSELYAKNGIDFKVASDSSEFTLEAANGVMHDLMIAIVLVALIMLLFLHSFRTAIIVMVSVPMSIIATLTAMYLFGFSLNLMSLLALSLVVGILVDDAIVVIENIYRHLEMGKSKFQAAYDGVREIGTTVVSITLVIIAVFLPIALTGGTVGDLLLQFSGTVAVSTALSLLVAFTVIPLLASRFAKVEHIKETSLIGKVVNGFEGIVNSFEKGMSNALEWSFNHKAIVLVSTLVLFFSSFALVGFGFIGSEFVASGDRGEFIIELEMPKKSTLENTNFATRKIERFISQYPEVESINTTVGQGNGAMSASTSEPYKAQVSVKLVEKDKRNVSSEVLAREIKIALEETIPGGKIKSIPVSIMGTADDAPIQVILSGSELDTLLTYSKKVMADIGAIEGTAQIETSVDEGNPEVKVEVDRDKMAELGLSLEVVGGSMQTAFSGTQDTKFRDGENEYDITIQLDEFDRASANDIRNLSFINNRGEVIRLGQFAKVVDGAGPSKLERLDKSSTVTVKAQVIGRPVGTVGTEVDQMMAGMDLPAGVSYQMGGQLEQQGEAFGSLFFALFASLALVYLIMVALYDSYAYPFVVMFSLPLAVIGALLALALTNSSLSIFSILGMIMLIGLVAKNAILVVDFTNQLKAAGLEVKQALMKATQTRIRPILMTTLAMAIGMLPIALADGPGAEWKNGLAWVLIGGLTSSMFLTLIVVPVIYYLMDRVLAKFGWDKELVIELDESPMEHNSEVEESLKEAQLTSQEKEEEEPEFVW
- a CDS encoding efflux RND transporter periplasmic adaptor subunit, which encodes MKKVIIAVVVIASIGLVAWKLSDNKKQMAETAKLAEKVSDYIPVELGTVTSKKLESHVTNIGTFEAYTDLTMLAETEGLVLKIYHKKGDFVKKGELLAEVENELLQAEVTATKANYEKLKTDFNRFTKLAEKDAVTERQLEDINVATANAEAQYKSAKKRLEDTYIRATATGTINEDYIQEGSNISRKGKLYDIVDVSQLKLNVKVTGSHVLSIHEGDEVKVTSDIYPSKAFTAKVTAIAAKADNSLKYDIELLMKNSDENPLKAGMFGKAHFEFTNAGEGLYISREALAGSIKEPQVFIVQDGKAKLIDIAIGDILDNEIQVVAGLKEGDEVVVNGQINLKDGTKVKTLNANDDTNLSASK
- a CDS encoding TolC family protein, whose protein sequence is MRKTVISALMALIVSIPFAVKGQTDNSFTLKQSLDYALKNSIDIQKSILDKKQADHLVSEVRGTGLPQVNANGQFQNFPNLPTQLLPGEIVGQPGTQIPVQFGTKFNATGTIEASQLLYNQQFFTGLQAANASEQLYELLKIQTEEDVIYQVSTAYYQVLEIQASINALQANVDRLNEVEKIMKVQQENDLITKTDYNRLKVNRINIETNLQTLKTAEEQSKNYLKLLMGMSMEQNISLIKGEDIEEINLSTLQYEKEIPIEIQLLDKQYELNVLNKKSLQAGNYPSLAAFGQQSWNAQRNEFNFFDDSQSWFQQTVIGVQLNVPLFSGLQRHHQVQQAKIDIEKTQLDLLYAERGKSMEYQNAREQLLNSMKSVEAQRENKDLAQEVYDQTQELYAEQVGSLTDLLDAETSWRESQINYIREILKFKKAELDLLRAQGQLRQLSNS
- a CDS encoding GbsR/MarR family transcriptional regulator: MENAIQLTDQQKELIERLGVMHEHEGLQPAVSRVIALLLVSPKTELTFDQIRETLQLSKSATSNAINLLLTTQRLEYITKTGDRKRYFRSKITNWKEDIKSKFSTMNHIADIFDEILKQRPGNTVEFNKNLADIVDFIRYMNKELPNLYKAWEQSRS